In Candidatus Zixiibacteriota bacterium, the sequence GCGGCGAGACGGCGCGCGAATTCCGGGAGCCGGGACAGCGACGCCTCGATCCGTTTCGCCTGCATGAACTCACGAGCCGGGGAACCGAACACGACGGTACCCGGCTCGACGTCTTTGGTGACTCCGGATTGCGCCGCTACCGTTACCTTGTCGCCCAGTTCGATGTGTCCTATCAAGCCCACCTGCCCGGCCAGGATGACGCCGTTGCCGATCTTCGTGGAGCCGGAGATACCTGCCTGCCCCGCAACGAAGCAGAACATGCCGATCTGCACGTTGTGGGCTATCTGCACGAGATTGTCGAGCTTGGTGCCCCGACCGATACGCGTTGCGCCGAGCATGCCGCGATCGACCGTCGTATTGGCGCCGATCTCCACGTCGTCCTCGATCACCACCGTCCCGACATGCTGAATCTTGTGGATCCCGCCCTCGCCCGGGGCGAATCCAAAACCATCCGAGCCGATCACGACGCCGGGTTGAAGAATGACGTTGTTTCCGATCGTGCACCGGTGGAGTATGCGCACCCCGGGATGAAGCACGCAGTTCTCTCCGATTGTCGTCTGGGGACCGACGTGAACCGATGACACCAACTGGGTGCCGGCGCCGATGCGCGCCCCGGCCTCGATCACACACAGCGGACCGATACCCGCGTTGCCGTCAACCGCCGCGGACCCGTCAACCACCGCCGACCCGTGGATACCGGCGGGGACGATCCGGGCGACGGGGTGGAGGATGTCGATGATGCGGGCGAACGTCAGGTACGGGTTCGGATGCCGAAGAGCCGGACGCCCCGACGAGTCGGTCTCTAAATCCAAAACCAGGGCCGAGGCCCTGGTTTCGGGGATGAACTTCCGGTATTTCTTGTTGTGAACAAAACTCAACTGCCCCGGCCCGGCGTCGGTAATGGTGTTGACGCTATGGACGGCGACACTGCCGTCGCCGTCGATCCGGGCGCCGACCCGATCCGCGAGATCGGCCAGCGTATGCGATCGCTTATTCATCGAGTGTTTCGAGACGCTCGAGTACTTTGTCCGTGAGGTCGTAGGTTTCCTTGATGTAGCCGAGCCCGCTTTGCATGGTGAAAACGACGTCGTAATTCCCCTCGACCGCGATCAGCTCGATCGCCTGGGTCACCCGCTCCAGCAGCGGAACAATCAGCGTCTGCTGCGTCCGCTCGGCCGTGCCGTTGGGGCCGTATATCTGGCGCGTGTAAGCGTCAAGACTCTCCTGCTTGGTGCGGATCGCTGCTTCGCGCTCCCGCCGTTTGTCTTCGGACAGAATGAGCTTCTGTTTCTCATACTCGGTCACCATGTCCTGCAGCTCCTGCTGCTTGGTCGACGCTTCATCCTCCCACGCCTTCTGTTCCGTCTCCCATTGCTCCTGTGCGCGCTGCCAGGCCTTGTAATTGTCTTTTATGACGTCGTCGCGGACGAAGCCGATTTTCATGCCCTGGGCCTCAACCTGCGTCGAGAGACCGACTATCACGCCGGCTGCAACAAGGAGTGCGATAAACGTGCGCTGTACGAGTCGCATAATTCTCACCCTCTGTATTCCTGTTTCTTT encodes:
- the lpxD gene encoding UDP-3-O-(3-hydroxymyristoyl)glucosamine N-acyltransferase, whose product is MNKRSHTLADLADRVGARIDGDGSVAVHSVNTITDAGPGQLSFVHNKKYRKFIPETRASALVLDLETDSSGRPALRHPNPYLTFARIIDILHPVARIVPAGIHGSAVVDGSAAVDGNAGIGPLCVIEAGARIGAGTQLVSSVHVGPQTTIGENCVLHPGVRILHRCTIGNNVILQPGVVIGSDGFGFAPGEGGIHKIQHVGTVVIEDDVEIGANTTVDRGMLGATRIGRGTKLDNLVQIAHNVQIGMFCFVAGQAGISGSTKIGNGVILAGQVGLIGHIELGDKVTVAAQSGVTKDVEPGTVVFGSPAREFMQAKRIEASLSRLPEFARRLAALEKKVGG
- a CDS encoding OmpH family outer membrane protein, which gives rise to MRLVQRTFIALLVAAGVIVGLSTQVEAQGMKIGFVRDDVIKDNYKAWQRAQEQWETEQKAWEDEASTKQQELQDMVTEYEKQKLILSEDKRREREAAIRTKQESLDAYTRQIYGPNGTAERTQQTLIVPLLERVTQAIELIAVEGNYDVVFTMQSGLGYIKETYDLTDKVLERLETLDE